A window from Aquabacterium sp. NJ1 encodes these proteins:
- the murI gene encoding glutamate racemase, with translation MGVFDSGLGGLSVLRALHARLPEAELTYVADSGHAPYGERDDDFIAERSHRICAFLLARQVDVIVVACNTATAAAIHLIRQTYPHVPVVGVEPGVKPAVAHSHNKRVGVLATPSTLSSDKYKRLIESYAQGALIVPQPCPGLAREIETGELDTPALRALVERFSAPLKLAKVDTVVLGCTHYPFVRPLFAQALGPDVVIMDTADAVAAHTARLCSTSNSQKSAKPEKLETSRRINHKSPSEVHLFSSGNPSHLAEVAKKWLGLEGSVSSFD, from the coding sequence ATCGGGGTATTCGACTCCGGCCTGGGCGGGCTTTCCGTGCTGCGCGCCTTGCACGCTCGACTGCCAGAGGCGGAACTGACCTATGTGGCCGACTCCGGGCACGCGCCCTATGGTGAGCGCGACGACGACTTCATCGCCGAGCGCAGTCATCGCATCTGCGCATTCCTGCTGGCCAGACAGGTTGATGTCATCGTGGTGGCCTGCAACACGGCCACGGCTGCCGCCATCCACTTGATCCGCCAGACTTACCCCCATGTGCCGGTGGTTGGCGTTGAACCGGGCGTCAAGCCGGCTGTAGCCCATTCACACAACAAGCGTGTAGGCGTGCTAGCCACCCCCAGCACCCTGTCAAGCGACAAATACAAACGTTTGATTGAAAGTTATGCGCAGGGTGCATTGATCGTGCCTCAACCCTGCCCTGGCCTGGCGCGGGAAATTGAAACCGGCGAACTGGATACGCCGGCTTTGCGCGCACTGGTCGAGCGCTTCAGTGCGCCGCTGAAGCTGGCCAAGGTGGACACCGTGGTGCTGGGCTGTACGCACTACCCTTTTGTCAGGCCACTGTTTGCCCAGGCCCTGGGGCCAGATGTGGTGATCATGGACACGGCGGACGCCGTGGCCGCGCACACTGCTCGTCTATGCAGCACGAGCAACAGCCAGAAATCGGCAAAACCAGAAAAATTGGAAACTTCGCGCAGAATTAATCATAAATCACCCAGCGAAGTTCATTTATTTTCCAGCGGAAACCCATCCCACCTCGCAGAGGTCGCGAAGAAATGGTTGGGCCTGGAAGGAAGCGTCTCTTCCTTCGACTAA